In Acaryochloris marina S15, a single genomic region encodes these proteins:
- a CDS encoding sulfotransferase yields the protein MTLPNFLIIGAAKGGTTSLYYYLDQHPQVYMSPVKEPRFFALEDEDLNFCSPDELFVENSILDFGDYCQLFEGATNEVAIGEASPLYLYSTKAPSRIKHYIPDIKLIAILRDPVDRAYSSYMHYVREGYEQCSFAKALAVEEQRIHENWVYMWYYKRCGYYHEQIKRYLDTFDASQIKICLYDDLKANTPLFLQDIFSFLNVDSSFVPDLSVLNASGVPKSRLLYNFLDRGNPARTMLKVLPHDLRRAIAKPLRKWNLEKPTLPPEVGNDLRSVYRDDILKLQDLIDRDLSSWLLVS from the coding sequence ATGACATTACCAAACTTTCTAATTATCGGTGCGGCCAAAGGCGGAACTACTTCTCTCTACTATTATTTGGACCAGCATCCGCAGGTATACATGAGTCCGGTGAAAGAACCTCGGTTCTTTGCTCTGGAGGATGAAGATCTCAACTTTTGCAGCCCTGACGAGCTGTTTGTTGAAAATTCTATCCTAGATTTTGGCGACTACTGCCAACTGTTCGAAGGGGCTACTAACGAAGTCGCTATTGGAGAAGCTTCACCTCTGTATTTATACAGCACCAAGGCTCCTAGCCGCATCAAGCATTACATTCCAGACATAAAGCTGATTGCGATTCTACGCGATCCAGTCGATCGAGCTTACTCGAGCTATATGCATTATGTTAGAGAGGGCTATGAACAGTGTTCCTTTGCTAAAGCGTTAGCAGTTGAAGAACAGCGCATCCACGAAAACTGGGTCTATATGTGGTACTACAAGCGCTGCGGCTACTACCATGAACAGATCAAACGCTACCTGGATACGTTCGATGCCTCCCAGATTAAAATTTGTCTCTATGACGATTTAAAGGCAAACACGCCCTTATTCCTACAAGATATTTTTAGCTTCTTAAACGTAGACAGCAGCTTTGTTCCGGATCTCTCCGTTCTGAATGCATCAGGAGTTCCCAAAAGTCGGTTGCTTTACAATTTCCTTGATCGAGGTAATCCAGCTCGAACTATGCTCAAAGTGCTGCCCCACGACTTACGAAGAGCAATCGCAAAGCCTCTCAGAAAGTGGAATCTAGAAAAACCAACCCTGCCTCCCGAAGTTGGAAATGACCTCAGGAGTGTCTATCGCGATGACATTCTGAAGCTGCAAGACCTGATTGATCGCGATCTTTCTTCCTGGCTACTAGTTAGCTAG
- a CDS encoding glycosyltransferase, which translates to MNSRPLVSIIINNFNYERFLAEAIDSACAQTYENTEVLVVDDGSTDASRKIISRYTDRIQTVLKENGGQASAFNAGFDASKGEIILFLDADDLLLPEAVERIVAVWQPETVKVHYLLNGIDANGQSLGYTYPSRGEYLGRGDVVTKLLERGVYGVAPTSANAFSRIALDKIFPIPADKYRISADGYIATCIVFYGKVVAIETPLGAYRVHGNNNWGNAINASKFRSFIEHDLRKRDLILNRAQASGYEVPVDLLFRTNTHLWARLASFRLDRKQHPVKSDSLLKLMYHGIRSTWLYSDLNRQKQLVVTLWFFVVGLLPVPIAKPAISWLLAQESRPKSVEWILNRIRPLLNRTSVSLHQEKAL; encoded by the coding sequence ATGAATAGCCGACCTCTTGTCAGCATTATCATCAATAATTTTAATTACGAACGATTTCTGGCGGAAGCTATCGATAGCGCTTGTGCTCAGACCTATGAAAACACAGAAGTTCTCGTTGTTGATGACGGTTCGACAGACGCCTCGCGAAAGATTATTAGCCGATACACAGACCGTATTCAGACTGTCTTAAAAGAGAACGGTGGTCAGGCCTCAGCCTTTAACGCTGGTTTTGACGCGAGCAAGGGTGAGATCATCCTTTTTCTAGACGCCGACGACCTGCTACTTCCTGAAGCCGTCGAAAGGATCGTGGCAGTCTGGCAACCTGAAACCGTTAAGGTCCACTATCTGCTCAACGGCATCGATGCTAATGGTCAATCGCTGGGTTATACCTATCCGTCTCGAGGTGAGTATTTAGGTCGAGGTGATGTCGTTACTAAACTACTAGAGCGGGGTGTCTACGGTGTGGCACCAACCAGTGCGAATGCCTTTAGCCGAATAGCACTTGACAAGATTTTCCCCATTCCAGCCGACAAGTACCGAATTTCTGCAGACGGTTACATTGCAACCTGTATTGTCTTCTACGGTAAGGTCGTCGCAATTGAAACACCACTGGGCGCATACCGAGTTCACGGCAACAACAATTGGGGCAATGCGATAAACGCCAGCAAGTTTCGATCATTCATCGAGCACGATTTACGAAAACGAGACCTTATTCTTAATAGGGCTCAAGCTTCAGGTTATGAAGTACCTGTTGACCTGCTCTTTCGTACTAATACTCACCTGTGGGCGCGACTGGCATCCTTTCGTCTCGACCGTAAACAGCATCCGGTTAAATCTGATAGCCTTCTGAAGCTCATGTACCACGGTATCCGCTCGACCTGGCTCTACTCTGATCTCAATCGCCAGAAGCAGTTGGTGGTCACCCTCTGGTTTTTTGTCGTCGGCCTGCTACCCGTCCCTATTGCTAAACCGGCAATTAGCTGGCTGCTTGCTCAGGAAAGTCGACCTAAGTCTGTGGAATGGATATTGAACCGAATCCGGCCGCTTTTGAACCGGACCAGTGTCAGCCTTCATCAAGAGAAAGCCTTATGA
- a CDS encoding glycosyltransferase family 2 protein: MSDSPLVSIVINNYNYEQFLAEAINSALEQTYPNVEVLVVDDGSTDGSRFLIEVYGDRIRAIFQPNCKQAAALNTGFEASQGEIILFLDADDYLRPEAVEQVVTAFQEGIGKVHFRLQVVDSSSRPLGYYIPSVGMALAKGEVWRDLMKTSSYVSSPMSGNAYRRETLQPVFPIPDKYKTTADDYLMISTPFYAGKLAGINDPIGAYRVHDSNQWALTTVTGSRFRRFVKHDLLNFALLKQRAAEKKQSVSLDLEQRSLGRIWSRLASLRLEPQDHPVSTDQVSQLVHWGIRALWKFSSHNFQKRVIYSGLFFWVGFMPRPLAKLGITWLYAPHLRPKVIDQTINRMRSLVS, translated from the coding sequence ATGAGCGATTCACCTCTTGTCAGTATTGTCATTAACAACTACAACTACGAACAATTTCTTGCTGAGGCTATCAATAGTGCATTGGAACAGACTTATCCGAATGTAGAGGTTTTAGTAGTTGACGATGGCTCCACAGACGGATCCCGCTTCTTAATTGAGGTCTACGGAGACCGCATTCGCGCGATCTTTCAGCCTAACTGTAAGCAGGCTGCAGCGCTGAACACGGGCTTTGAGGCTAGTCAAGGCGAAATAATTCTCTTCCTAGATGCCGATGACTATCTACGACCTGAGGCAGTTGAGCAGGTCGTCACAGCGTTTCAGGAGGGGATCGGTAAGGTGCATTTTCGGTTACAGGTGGTAGACAGCAGCAGCCGACCGCTCGGCTACTATATCCCTTCAGTGGGAATGGCGTTGGCCAAAGGTGAAGTCTGGAGAGACTTGATGAAAACCAGTAGCTACGTTAGTTCACCGATGAGTGGCAATGCCTACCGCCGAGAGACATTGCAACCTGTCTTTCCCATTCCAGATAAATACAAAACGACCGCTGACGACTATCTAATGATTTCAACACCATTCTATGCTGGCAAGCTAGCTGGTATCAACGACCCTATAGGCGCTTATCGCGTACATGACAGCAACCAGTGGGCACTAACAACTGTCACAGGTAGCCGGTTTCGGCGTTTTGTCAAGCACGATCTGCTGAATTTTGCTCTGCTGAAGCAGCGGGCTGCCGAAAAAAAACAATCGGTTTCTTTGGACTTGGAGCAGAGATCGTTGGGGCGCATCTGGTCGCGATTGGCGTCGCTACGGTTGGAACCTCAAGATCACCCAGTCTCTACAGATCAAGTTAGTCAGCTTGTCCACTGGGGTATTCGTGCCCTGTGGAAGTTCTCCAGCCACAATTTTCAGAAACGCGTCATCTATAGCGGCTTATTTTTCTGGGTGGGCTTTATGCCGCGACCGCTCGCCAAGTTAGGCATCACTTGGCTATACGCTCCGCACCTGCGACCCAAAGTTATTGACCAGACCATCAACCGTATGCGATCGCTAGTTAGCTAG
- a CDS encoding sulfotransferase family 2 domain-containing protein, with the protein MIISHKHKFIFIKTEKTAGTSIEIALSKYCGDDDIITPLVIEDEQTRQKHAARGAQNYYVDFKNYTVKDWGKLLVKGHRKMFYHHMSAEEIKWLIPAEIWNNYYKFSFERNPWDKVISWYYWTYKSEPRPSLKEFIHSGEASEVKGWSLYTIEDQIIADRIGRFENLNGDILEISKTLGLPKPLRLLRSKSNFRKEKKSYRDLLDVEDRDAIEKMFSKEIDYFGYSY; encoded by the coding sequence ATGATTATTTCACATAAGCATAAATTTATATTTATTAAAACCGAGAAAACAGCTGGGACGAGCATAGAGATTGCGTTGTCTAAGTACTGTGGCGACGACGATATCATCACACCCCTAGTAATCGAAGATGAGCAAACACGCCAAAAACATGCTGCCCGAGGCGCGCAGAACTACTACGTCGATTTCAAAAATTATACGGTTAAAGATTGGGGCAAGCTACTCGTCAAGGGTCATCGAAAAATGTTCTATCACCATATGAGTGCTGAGGAAATAAAGTGGTTGATTCCTGCTGAGATCTGGAACAACTACTACAAGTTTTCGTTTGAGCGGAATCCCTGGGATAAAGTGATTTCCTGGTACTACTGGACCTACAAGTCAGAACCACGGCCTTCACTGAAAGAGTTTATCCACTCTGGAGAAGCTAGCGAAGTTAAAGGCTGGAGCCTGTATACCATAGAAGACCAGATCATCGCTGACAGAATCGGACGTTTCGAGAATCTCAACGGAGACATCCTAGAAATTTCTAAAACGCTAGGTCTGCCAAAGCCACTCAGGCTATTGCGGAGCAAGAGCAATTTTCGCAAGGAGAAAAAGAGCTACCGCGACTTGCTAGATGTGGAAGACCGGGATGCAATTGAGAAGATGTTTTCGAAAGAAATTGACTATTTCGGCTATTCATACTGA
- a CDS encoding glycosyltransferase family 1 protein, translating to MAGYQKYYERFWQYPRSFKNLDVDICHIIDQSDGYLSHWLNHYQIPNVVTCHDLINLIKPETFKGRSSFPLISMTAWKFAVQGMRVSNHVVAVSSHTKQDTVEHLGINPNRITVVPNAVDSTFQFLPQEKIDLFRQQQGVTPNTLCLLNVGSNNSRKNILTILKVIVILRAQDIPLLFWKVGADFNAEQKKFIDTHHLNNCVAHLGQPDKEMLVELYNSADILLAPSLYEGFGLTALEAMACGTAVITTNVTSIPEVVGNAAILTDPMDIDAISTEIQRLYHHPNERQDLVQRGLKRSKEFNWEDTAEQVANIYEQVLYKDDGFA from the coding sequence ATGGCAGGTTACCAAAAATACTACGAACGATTTTGGCAGTATCCTCGCTCTTTTAAGAATTTAGATGTAGATATATGCCATATCATCGACCAAAGTGATGGCTATTTAAGCCATTGGCTGAATCATTATCAAATCCCTAATGTCGTCACCTGCCATGATCTGATAAATCTTATTAAGCCAGAAACCTTTAAAGGTCGGTCTAGTTTCCCTCTTATTAGCATGACTGCCTGGAAATTTGCAGTTCAAGGAATGAGGGTTTCTAATCATGTCGTTGCGGTTTCATCTCATACTAAACAAGATACGGTAGAGCATTTAGGGATTAACCCAAATCGTATTACAGTTGTTCCAAATGCAGTTGATTCAACATTTCAATTTCTTCCACAGGAGAAGATTGATTTATTTCGCCAACAACAGGGAGTCACGCCAAATACACTGTGTTTATTAAACGTTGGATCTAACAACTCACGCAAAAATATTCTGACGATCCTTAAAGTCATTGTCATTTTGCGGGCACAGGATATTCCCTTATTGTTTTGGAAAGTGGGGGCTGATTTTAATGCTGAACAAAAAAAATTTATTGATACACATCATTTAAACAATTGTGTGGCTCATTTGGGACAACCAGATAAAGAAATGCTGGTTGAGCTATACAATTCAGCCGATATTTTGCTAGCTCCTTCTCTCTATGAAGGGTTTGGCTTGACTGCTCTCGAAGCTATGGCCTGTGGAACAGCAGTAATCACTACAAATGTGACTTCTATTCCAGAAGTCGTTGGTAACGCTGCAATTTTGACAGATCCTATGGATATTGATGCGATCTCAACCGAAATTCAGCGCTTGTACCATCATCCAAATGAACGTCAAGACCTTGTTCAACGGGGTTTAAAACGCTCCAAGGAGTTCAATTGGGAGGATACAGCAGAGCAAGTCGCTAATATTTATGAGCAAGTTTTATACAAAGATGATGGGTTTGCCTGA
- a CDS encoding sulfotransferase domain-containing protein, whose amino-acid sequence MSYQLKDVVRLHGRDLIFATRYWQDKLVNQLQGNPDKSLVLCNSYPKSGTHLLYQILYSIPGLHKWDDIVSVQALCGVMNTVDHIRWKVGSAPNHAIVRSHLMYCDEIFKILKDFNCKTLFIYRDLRDVAVSHARWVTNEERIFLHNFYIAEDTFDQQLMYSIKGVPIGSPFSSNASQPDIGSDFRRWSGWITDPGTLSIKFEDLVGERGGGSEDKRLLRIEQILDHLSISIPTRKVKDQFASYVLNPNDSHTFQKGGKGSIGGWKTYFTENHKTEFKKVAGELLIHLGYEQDHNW is encoded by the coding sequence GTGAGTTACCAGCTAAAAGATGTCGTTCGCTTACACGGCAGAGACTTGATTTTTGCAACCCGATACTGGCAGGACAAACTGGTCAACCAGCTACAGGGTAATCCTGACAAATCTCTGGTTCTCTGTAATTCCTATCCCAAAAGTGGAACACATTTACTCTATCAAATTCTTTACTCTATTCCAGGACTACATAAGTGGGATGATATCGTCTCAGTACAGGCCCTTTGCGGTGTAATGAATACAGTCGATCACATACGCTGGAAAGTGGGTTCAGCTCCCAATCACGCGATTGTAAGAAGCCACTTAATGTATTGTGATGAAATTTTCAAAATATTGAAAGATTTTAACTGCAAAACACTGTTTATCTATCGTGACCTACGAGATGTTGCTGTGTCTCATGCCCGTTGGGTGACGAATGAAGAGCGTATTTTTCTGCATAATTTCTATATTGCAGAAGATACCTTTGATCAACAATTAATGTACTCGATTAAGGGAGTTCCCATTGGTAGCCCCTTTAGCTCTAACGCTTCTCAGCCTGATATCGGTTCTGATTTCCGACGCTGGAGTGGTTGGATTACCGATCCTGGAACTCTATCCATTAAATTTGAAGACTTAGTCGGGGAGCGAGGCGGTGGTTCGGAAGATAAACGGCTTCTAAGAATTGAGCAGATCTTAGATCATCTTTCTATTTCAATCCCCACTCGGAAAGTCAAGGATCAGTTTGCATCTTATGTGCTTAATCCAAATGACTCTCACACATTTCAAAAAGGTGGAAAAGGTAGTATTGGAGGGTGGAAAACTTACTTCACAGAAAACCATAAAACTGAGTTCAAGAAAGTTGCAGGCGAACTTTTAATTCATCTGGGCTATGAGCAAGATCATAACTGGTAA
- a CDS encoding glycosyltransferase family 4 protein, with protein MTNPFHLCIVFTHPTQHHGPLWRKLSEQPNLDLKVLYLSDENQGSGDVFLGEAAQAWDVDLLGGYNYEYLKDLSGSVPTQRKKTVLSPALIRQISPKYCDAVFMQSFVNYSYRLTAFLCKMRGIPLIMQNDASIMSDARYSRMRLITMSFLYPWMNNLADYWLSCGDHNEVHLRHYGVNDTKIIRGCHPIDGDRFQQTISNQPEELQRIRKELIWDESTILYGFMGKYIERKNPFEFIEAISQAHQHDPRIRGILFGGGDLESAINQRIAELNGEVINYGFVNQSKIPLYFAALDVFITTSWIDPHPLVISEAMASGTPPILSDRCGNWGYSDTVRHRYNGLVYPCGNVNALTEAILGMTEPGTRQQYRERSYEVFGEQNLYCEVNAFLEAIDRIKANT; from the coding sequence ATGACTAATCCTTTCCATCTGTGCATTGTTTTTACTCATCCTACTCAACATCATGGTCCTCTGTGGCGAAAGTTGAGTGAGCAACCTAATCTCGATCTAAAGGTTTTATACCTCTCTGATGAGAATCAGGGCAGTGGTGATGTCTTTTTAGGTGAGGCTGCTCAAGCCTGGGACGTTGATTTGCTAGGCGGTTACAACTATGAATACCTTAAAGATCTATCAGGTTCCGTTCCCACACAACGGAAGAAAACAGTACTCAGCCCAGCATTAATTCGTCAGATTAGTCCTAAATACTGCGATGCCGTTTTCATGCAGAGCTTTGTCAACTATTCTTATAGGCTAACTGCTTTTTTGTGCAAGATGCGTGGCATTCCGCTCATCATGCAGAATGATGCGAGCATCATGTCTGACGCTCGCTACAGTCGGATGCGCCTCATTACAATGTCTTTCCTTTACCCTTGGATGAATAATCTGGCTGACTATTGGCTCTCATGTGGTGATCATAACGAAGTTCATTTACGGCATTACGGCGTGAATGATACGAAGATTATTCGAGGCTGCCATCCCATTGATGGAGATCGTTTCCAGCAAACTATCTCGAACCAACCAGAAGAACTCCAGCGCATCCGTAAAGAGCTAATTTGGGATGAGAGTACCATCTTATATGGCTTTATGGGTAAATACATTGAGCGCAAAAATCCCTTCGAATTTATTGAAGCGATCTCACAGGCTCATCAGCATGATCCGCGTATTCGCGGCATTCTATTTGGGGGAGGCGATCTCGAATCGGCGATTAATCAGCGTATTGCAGAACTCAATGGCGAAGTGATTAACTACGGTTTCGTTAATCAATCCAAAATTCCGCTCTATTTTGCCGCCCTTGATGTCTTTATCACTACCTCCTGGATTGATCCGCATCCGCTGGTTATCTCTGAAGCAATGGCATCTGGCACACCTCCGATCCTAAGCGATCGTTGTGGCAACTGGGGGTACAGTGATACCGTTCGTCATCGATATAATGGCCTAGTCTATCCCTGCGGCAACGTAAATGCCCTCACTGAGGCTATCTTGGGAATGACTGAGCCTGGCACCCGCCAGCAGTATCGAGAACGATCTTATGAGGTTTTTGGTGAACAAAACTTGTACTGTGAAGTCAATGCTTTTCTTGAAGCCATTGACCGTATCAAAGCCAATACCTAA
- a CDS encoding glycosyltransferase family 4 protein yields MKVLLSAYSCEPGRGSERGVGWNVACEVAKRHQVWVLTRPDESKDAIEAELAANPIPNLHFVYFTLPFWQDSMRFGHSGAIQIHYYLWQIQAYFVARQLHQEIGFDVTHHVTFVKYSAPSLLSFLPVPFIWGPVGGGESAPFPFWKDFSLNARIYELTRDLVRNIGQRDPLVGLTIRNSSVVRATTDDTARRLHRMGATEVQIIPEVGLLDAEIADLNQSPLSVSQPIRFISMGRLLHWKGYHLGIQAFAKADLPDAEYWLVGEGPELDALQNLAQYCGVANQVKFWGRLPREETLKRLAQSHVLVHPSLHDSGGWVCIEAMASGRPVICLDLGGPAIQVTEHTGFKISAQSPEQVIGDLAVAMQKLTHDPNLRIKMGKAGRQRVDKNFSWKVVGECLDKLYEDTVKAQ; encoded by the coding sequence ATGAAAGTACTCCTATCAGCTTATTCATGCGAACCTGGCAGAGGCTCGGAACGGGGTGTAGGCTGGAATGTAGCATGCGAAGTTGCTAAACGCCATCAAGTCTGGGTTCTGACACGGCCCGATGAAAGCAAAGATGCGATTGAGGCCGAATTAGCAGCAAATCCTATCCCTAATCTACATTTCGTTTACTTCACCCTACCGTTTTGGCAAGATAGTATGCGTTTTGGCCACTCAGGAGCCATACAGATCCACTACTATCTATGGCAAATCCAAGCCTATTTCGTTGCACGGCAATTGCACCAAGAAATTGGATTTGATGTTACGCATCATGTCACCTTCGTAAAATACTCAGCACCCAGCCTGCTCTCTTTTTTGCCTGTCCCTTTCATATGGGGGCCTGTCGGAGGGGGAGAATCAGCACCTTTCCCTTTCTGGAAGGATTTTAGCCTGAATGCTCGTATATACGAGCTGACTCGAGATTTAGTTCGCAATATTGGCCAGCGAGATCCCCTTGTTGGTTTGACAATTCGGAATAGTTCAGTTGTTCGGGCTACCACTGATGACACCGCTAGACGACTTCATCGGATGGGCGCAACTGAGGTCCAAATCATTCCGGAAGTGGGACTATTAGATGCAGAAATTGCCGATCTTAATCAGAGTCCACTCTCTGTTTCACAACCGATTCGGTTTATTAGCATGGGCCGTCTACTGCACTGGAAAGGCTATCACTTAGGCATCCAGGCTTTCGCTAAGGCTGATTTGCCTGATGCTGAGTATTGGCTTGTGGGTGAAGGGCCAGAACTAGATGCACTCCAGAATCTTGCCCAGTATTGTGGTGTAGCAAATCAAGTCAAATTCTGGGGGAGATTGCCTCGTGAAGAGACGCTCAAACGATTAGCCCAAAGCCATGTTCTGGTGCATCCGAGCTTGCATGATTCAGGCGGTTGGGTTTGTATCGAAGCGATGGCATCTGGGCGACCCGTGATTTGTCTCGATTTGGGTGGACCAGCAATTCAGGTGACTGAACACACTGGTTTTAAGATATCGGCTCAATCACCCGAGCAAGTGATTGGTGATCTTGCGGTCGCAATGCAAAAACTTACACACGACCCAAATTTACGAATCAAGATGGGTAAGGCCGGTCGCCAACGAGTGGATAAAAACTTTAGCTGGAAGGTTGTTGGTGAATGTCTCGATAAGCTATACGAAGACACGGTCAAAGCGCAATAA
- the tnpC gene encoding IS66 family transposase — MSESDIRAIYHQGEDAVVELVTRLIERIERLEERLDKDSRNSSKPPSGDGFGKRTKSLRGKSKRTSGGQKGHPGRTLEWRDTVDAVVLHPVTQCQECGASLTEVAAHNYDLRQIHELPPLSLQVIEHQAEVKYCEHCQTLSRGVFPADVTNVVQYGSSLKGLMVYLLDAQLLPFERTSDLLKEVFGCQVSEGTLCNARTTCAQKLEPIEVQIKDGIEQAAIGHFDETGLRVNSKLWWLHVACTRGLTYYFVHAKRGKAAMDEMDILPNFTGTSIHDGWQSYATYDCAHGLCNAHHLRELRFVVEHYQQPWAEEMMTLLVDIKTQVESAHAEGLKALSTEQIEMFEQRYRKVLADGFKSNPILPVDENAPKKRGKKKQSTPKNLLDRFEKYQSAVLAFMYDFQVPFDNNQAERDIRMMKLKQKISGCFRSLAGAQQFCRIRGYISTLRKQDIPVLDSLRSIFVGTPVLQMLQPGQ, encoded by the coding sequence ATTAGTGAATCTGATATTCGAGCAATCTACCATCAAGGTGAGGATGCAGTTGTTGAGCTAGTCACCCGTCTTATCGAGCGGATAGAGCGACTAGAAGAACGTCTTGACAAGGATAGTCGTAACAGTAGTAAACCACCCTCAGGCGATGGCTTTGGGAAGCGGACAAAAAGTCTACGGGGTAAGAGTAAACGCACAAGTGGCGGGCAAAAAGGTCATCCTGGTCGCACATTGGAATGGCGTGATACCGTCGATGCCGTCGTTTTACATCCGGTGACTCAGTGTCAAGAATGTGGTGCCTCTTTAACCGAAGTAGCAGCCCACAACTATGACCTTAGGCAGATTCATGAATTACCCCCTTTGTCATTACAGGTGATTGAGCATCAAGCAGAAGTCAAATATTGTGAGCACTGTCAAACCTTGAGTCGGGGTGTATTCCCTGCAGATGTCACCAATGTAGTTCAGTATGGCAGCAGCCTTAAAGGCTTGATGGTGTACTTGCTGGACGCTCAACTGTTGCCGTTTGAGCGAACGAGTGACCTGTTGAAAGAAGTTTTTGGCTGCCAGGTTTCTGAAGGAACCCTCTGCAATGCCCGTACAACCTGTGCTCAGAAATTAGAACCGATTGAGGTACAGATCAAAGACGGTATTGAGCAAGCAGCAATAGGGCATTTTGACGAGACAGGCCTGCGGGTGAACAGCAAGCTATGGTGGCTACATGTCGCCTGTACGCGTGGGTTGACCTACTACTTTGTTCATGCCAAACGCGGAAAAGCAGCGATGGACGAAATGGATATTCTGCCGAACTTTACGGGCACTAGCATTCATGATGGTTGGCAGAGTTACGCCACCTATGATTGTGCTCATGGTCTCTGCAATGCTCATCATTTGCGGGAGTTACGCTTTGTCGTTGAGCACTATCAGCAACCTTGGGCTGAAGAGATGATGACATTGTTGGTGGACATCAAAACTCAGGTAGAGAGTGCTCATGCTGAAGGCTTAAAAGCTCTCAGCACAGAACAAATCGAGATGTTTGAGCAGCGTTACCGAAAAGTATTAGCCGATGGATTCAAGAGTAATCCAATCCTGCCAGTTGATGAAAACGCACCTAAGAAACGAGGCAAGAAAAAACAAAGTACACCGAAAAACCTTCTCGACCGATTTGAGAAGTACCAATCTGCTGTCCTGGCCTTTATGTATGATTTCCAGGTTCCCTTTGATAACAATCAGGCTGAACGGGATATTCGCATGATGAAATTGAAGCAGAAGATCTCAGGCTGCTTCCGCTCTTTGGCGGGTGCCCAGCAGTTCTGCCGTATTCGCGGTTATATTTCGACTTTGAGAAAGCAAGATATCCCTGTACTTGATTCACTTAGAAGTATTTTTGTTGGAACTCCTGTGCTACAAATGCTTCAGCCTGGGCAGTAA
- a CDS encoding GNAT family N-acetyltransferase has protein sequence MQIFIREGTLQDLPFLSQMSLEAANWHLSEIRPSLQKGLSQPGIANLIEGWGREGDISVIAESLIGEQVGAAWYRYWNNNHHSSGYVSDVIPELKIAVCLDWRRRGVGSILLSTLKQKACEQGVKYISLSVEKDNPARNLYLQNGFRPVRQVGNVWTMVTQVADRFL, from the coding sequence ATGCAGATTTTTATCCGGGAGGGAACACTACAAGATTTACCTTTTCTAAGCCAAATGTCATTAGAGGCAGCTAACTGGCATCTGAGCGAGATCCGACCTTCTCTACAAAAAGGACTATCACAACCTGGAATCGCTAATTTGATTGAAGGTTGGGGCCGTGAGGGAGATATTTCTGTGATTGCTGAATCTCTTATTGGTGAACAGGTGGGCGCTGCGTGGTATCGTTATTGGAACAATAATCATCATTCTTCTGGCTATGTCAGTGATGTTATTCCAGAGTTAAAGATTGCGGTTTGCCTGGACTGGAGGAGACGAGGTGTCGGAAGCATCTTATTATCTACTCTGAAACAAAAAGCGTGTGAACAAGGGGTCAAATACATAAGCCTAAGCGTTGAAAAAGATAACCCGGCCCGAAACCTATATCTTCAGAATGGTTTCCGACCAGTAAGACAAGTTGGAAATGTATGGACAATGGTGACCCAGGTAGCTGACCGATTTTTATAG